From the bacterium genome, the window AGATTGCCTCCAATCGCCGCGCGACCATGACGCTCTCCGACTACCTCGAACGGCACAACATCGCCGGGCTGACCGGGATCGACACCCGCGCGCTTACGCGGCACATCCGCGACCGCGGCGCGATGGTCGGCGCGATCGCCCCGGCCGAGGCCGCCATCGAGGACCTGCTCCCGCAGTTGGCGCAGTGGGGCACCATGGAAGGCAAGTCACTGGTGGGGGCGGTCAGTTGTGATGCGCCCTACACCATTCCCGCCCTCGGGCCCGAGCGTTTCCGCGTGGCGGCCTACGATTGCGGCGCCAAGCAGAACATCTTCCGTGAGATGGCGCGGCGCGGGATCACGGTCACGGTCTATCCCGACAACACGCCCGCGGCGACCCTGGCCGCCGGCAATCCCGACGGCTACTTTATCTCCAATGGCCCCGGCGATCCGGCCGCCTGCGGCGACGCGGTCGCCAATGTGCGCGCGGTTTTGGGCACCCGCCCGGTCATGGGCATCTGCCTGGGCCATCAGCTGATGGCGCTGGCGATCGGGGCGCGGACCTACAAACTCCCCTTCGGCCACCATGGCGCCAATCATCCGGTCAAGGACACCACCACCGACCGTATCGAAATCACCTCGCAGAACCACGGCTTCGCGGTCGAGGAACACTCGCTCATCGACGCCGGCGGTGAAATCACCCACATCAATCTCAACGACGGTTCCATTGAAGGATTCGAATTGCCGGATCGCAAGGCCTTCTGTGTGCAGTACCATCCCGAGGCCGCGCCCGGCCCCCACGACGCCGGTTATCTCTTCGACCGCTTTGTCCGGTTGCTGGAGCGCGGATAGCCGATGCCCAAGCGCACCGACATTGAATCAATCCTGATCATCGGTTCCGGGCCGATCGTGATCGGCCAGGCCTGCGAGTTCGACTATTCCGGGGCGCAGGCGGTCAAGACCCTCAAGGCCGAGGGGTACCGTGTCATTCTGGTCAATTCCAATCCGGCCACGATCATGACCGATCCGGAGCTGGCCGACCGCACCTACATCGAGCCGCTCAATCT encodes:
- the carA gene encoding glutamine-hydrolyzing carbamoyl-phosphate synthase small subunit, whose translation is MRTRPESILVLADGRHFRGHGFGARRTVIGEVVFNTAITGYQEILTDPSYCGQLVCMTQPHIGVYGINDDDIESHDRRIWASGLIVRELSEIASNRRATMTLSDYLERHNIAGLTGIDTRALTRHIRDRGAMVGAIAPAEAAIEDLLPQLAQWGTMEGKSLVGAVSCDAPYTIPALGPERFRVAAYDCGAKQNIFREMARRGITVTVYPDNTPAATLAAGNPDGYFISNGPGDPAACGDAVANVRAVLGTRPVMGICLGHQLMALAIGARTYKLPFGHHGANHPVKDTTTDRIEITSQNHGFAVEEHSLIDAGGEITHINLNDGSIEGFELPDRKAFCVQYHPEAAPGPHDAGYLFDRFVRLLERG